From the genome of Ziziphus jujuba cultivar Dongzao chromosome 6, ASM3175591v1, one region includes:
- the LOC107434982 gene encoding uncharacterized protein LOC107434982 isoform X1: MAEAWGTEAHVINMNASSSSSSSQEKNEVFLAFRGKETHDGFTGYLCNASCQKHILTYKDDEQATVEDLEVERLEMGRAPELVPEPYLAALEGDWERMKRFYEKNREALFYPLTVTNDTPFNIAVYSRTKSPIEELIQMVPNPPIDKADDKKCTPLHEAGAIGNVEAAQVLVRCSPKQLEARNAVGETPMYRAAAFGMTEVVKYLASEVRSRNLDMPFQRIRYDHTSILQSAIHGQHFETALWLLKNDEILGDLLDKKGRSCLQLLANMPSAFKSGYPMSKLESFIYFCLPSNEYDDDNGDQMNLRKCNDLESGPGRNHLHASCFLSFNRAITRLYFGLWTFLCAGWPMIGNIQKEKKKHDSSWKLAKLLIKKDKSWEKTDVKPDIGIISFGEREGSGSKKTIVLEKEEDEEEKEDNIPPPLILTNTTPLLIATSTGIEEIVNGILDEYPQAVEHVSDQGLSIMHVAIRHRQRNIFERVKKMKIPMARLVRRIDDNGYTLLHHVADMTYYSSRNLANPALQLQDELKWFERVRKLIPSHYVMNHSKGGQTAPDFFEKSHAYLLQEAQNWLKRTSESCSVIAVLIATVAFTVAYTVPGGSDQSTGLPILRHHPFFAVFTVTDVLSLVSALTSVVMFISILTSPFRLQDFRKSLPRKLTLAFTFLFLAVAVTMMAFSATVILIVRMKKRWTTTLVYGVAFVPVTVFALLQFPLYVAFMGTVKHTLRFMKNALPWNFLRQFVCKNQ, from the exons ATGGCAGAGGCATGGGGAACAGAGGCACAT GTTATAAACATgaatgcttcttcttcttcttcttcttctcaagaAAAGAATGAGGTGTTTCTGGCTTTTAGAGGTAAGGAAACCCACGATGGTTTTACTGGATATCTTTGCAATGCTTCGTGTCAAAAGCATATTCTCACCTACAAGGATGATGAGCAAGCTACGGTAGAGGATCTAGAGGTGGAGAGATTAGAGATGGGAAGGGCTCCAGAACTAGTTCCAGAGCCATATCTAGCAGCCTTAGAAGGAGATTGGGAAAGAATGAAGAGATTCTATGAAAAAAACAGAGAAGCATTGTTTTATCCTCTCACTGTCACTAATGACACCCCATTTAATATAGCTGTTTATAGTAGAACTAAGAGCCCGATTGAAGAATTGATTCAGATGGTACCAAACCCGCCAATTGATAAAGCCGATGATAAGAAATGCACACCTCTTCATGAGGCTGGTGCTATTGGAAATGTGGAAGCGGCTCAAGTGTTGGTGCGTTGCTCTCCGAAGCAGCTTGAGGCTAGAAATGCTGTAGGAGAAACTCCAATGTATAGAGCTGCTGCATTTGGTATGACAGAAGTAGTCAAGTATTTGGCTTCCGAAGTCCGAAGCCGCAACTTGGATATGCCTTTTCAGCGCATCAGATATGATCATACCTCCATTCTTCAAAGTGCCATCCATGGCCAACACTTCg AGACAGCATTGTGGTTACTTAAAAATGATGAAATACTGGGAGATCTGTTGGATAAGAAAGGCAGATCATGTCTTCAATTATTGGCAAATATGCCATCGGCTTTCAAGAGTGGTTACCCCATGAGCAAACTTGAATCATTTATTTACTTCT gTCTGCCAAGTAATGAATACGATGATGACAATGGTGATCAAATGAATTTGAGGAAATGCAACGATTTGGAAAGTGGACCGGGTAGAAATCACCTCCATGCATCTTGCTTTTTAAGCTTCAATAGAG CAATAACCAGGTTGTACTTTGGCTTATGGACGTTCTTATGTGCTG GATGGCCAATGATAGGCAACattcaaaaggagaaaaagaagcACGACTCATCTTGGAAACTTGCTAAGCTGCTCATAAAGAAAGACAAATCATGGGAAAAAACTGATGTAAAACCAGATATAGGAATCATTTCGTTTGGAGAAAGAGAAGGAAGTGGATCGAAGAAAACAATTGTATtagaaaaggaagaagatgaagaggaaaaagaggATAATATTCCTCCACCATTAATTCTTACAAATACAACACCATTGCTTATAGCAACTAGCACAGGTATAGAAGAGATCGTTAATGGGATACTTGATGAGTATCCTCAAGCAGTAGAGCATGTTAGTGATCAAGGACTTAGTATTATGCATGTTGCCATTAGGCACCGCCAGAGGAATATCTTTGAACgtgtgaagaagatgaagattccGATGGCGAGGCTAGTTCGGAGAATTGATGACAATGGCTATACCTTATTGCACCATGTTGCCGATATGACCTATTATTCTAGTCGAAATTTGGCTAACCCTGCTCTTCAGTTGCAAGATGAATTGAAATGGTTTGAG CGCGTACGGAAATTAATTCCATCCCATTATGTCATGAACCATAGCAAAGGTGGTCAAACCGCCCCTGACTTTTTCGAAAAGTCTCATGCATATCTTCTCCAAGAGGCACAGAACTGGCTAAAGCGGACATCAGAATCCTGCTCAGTAATCGCAGTGCTAATAGCCACTGTCGCCTTCACGGTGGCGTATACTGTTCCGGGAGGTTCCGATCAGTCCACAGGCCTTCCGATATTGCGTCACCACCCTTTCTTTGCGGTTTTCACAGTCACGGACGTTCTGTCCCTCGTCAGCGCTCTCACATCGGTGGTGATGTTCATCTCTATCctcacctctcccttcaggctTCAAGATTTCCGCAAGTCTCTTCCCCGAAAGCTTACGCTGGCATTCACCTTCCTGTTCCTCGCAGTGGCAGTGACCATGATGGCTTTCTCCGCCACTGTAATTCTGATCGTCCGTATGAAGAAGCGGTGGACCACCACTCTTGTCTATGGCGTGGCTTTTGTTCCGGTGACGGTGTTCGCACTCTTGCAATTCCCTCTCTACGTTGCGTTTATGGGCACCGTGAAGCACACTCTAAGATTCATGAAGAATGCTCTACCTTGGAATTTTCTTAGGCAGTTCGTTTGCAAGAATCAATGA
- the LOC107434982 gene encoding uncharacterized protein LOC107434982 isoform X3, which produces MAEAWGTEAHVINMNASSSSSSSQEKNEVFLAFRGKETHDGFTGYLCNASCQKHILTYKDDEQATVEDLEVERLEMGRAPELVPEPYLAALEGDWERMKRFYEKNREALFYPLTVTNDTPFNIAVYSRTKSPIEELIQMVPNPPIDKADDKKCTPLHEAGAIGNVEAAQVLVRCSPKQLEARNAVGETPMYRAAAFGMTEVVKYLASEVRSRNLDMPFQRIRYDHTSILQSAIHGQHFGLPSNEYDDDNGDQMNLRKCNDLESGPGRNHLHASCFLSFNRAITRLYFGLWTFLCAGWPMIGNIQKEKKKHDSSWKLAKLLIKKDKSWEKTDVKPDIGIISFGEREGSGSKKTIVLEKEEDEEEKEDNIPPPLILTNTTPLLIATSTGIEEIVNGILDEYPQAVEHVSDQGLSIMHVAIRHRQRNIFERVKKMKIPMARLVRRIDDNGYTLLHHVADMTYYSSRNLANPALQLQDELKWFERVRKLIPSHYVMNHSKGGQTAPDFFEKSHAYLLQEAQNWLKRTSESCSVIAVLIATVAFTVAYTVPGGSDQSTGLPILRHHPFFAVFTVTDVLSLVSALTSVVMFISILTSPFRLQDFRKSLPRKLTLAFTFLFLAVAVTMMAFSATVILIVRMKKRWTTTLVYGVAFVPVTVFALLQFPLYVAFMGTVKHTLRFMKNALPWNFLRQFVCKNQ; this is translated from the exons ATGGCAGAGGCATGGGGAACAGAGGCACAT GTTATAAACATgaatgcttcttcttcttcttcttcttctcaagaAAAGAATGAGGTGTTTCTGGCTTTTAGAGGTAAGGAAACCCACGATGGTTTTACTGGATATCTTTGCAATGCTTCGTGTCAAAAGCATATTCTCACCTACAAGGATGATGAGCAAGCTACGGTAGAGGATCTAGAGGTGGAGAGATTAGAGATGGGAAGGGCTCCAGAACTAGTTCCAGAGCCATATCTAGCAGCCTTAGAAGGAGATTGGGAAAGAATGAAGAGATTCTATGAAAAAAACAGAGAAGCATTGTTTTATCCTCTCACTGTCACTAATGACACCCCATTTAATATAGCTGTTTATAGTAGAACTAAGAGCCCGATTGAAGAATTGATTCAGATGGTACCAAACCCGCCAATTGATAAAGCCGATGATAAGAAATGCACACCTCTTCATGAGGCTGGTGCTATTGGAAATGTGGAAGCGGCTCAAGTGTTGGTGCGTTGCTCTCCGAAGCAGCTTGAGGCTAGAAATGCTGTAGGAGAAACTCCAATGTATAGAGCTGCTGCATTTGGTATGACAGAAGTAGTCAAGTATTTGGCTTCCGAAGTCCGAAGCCGCAACTTGGATATGCCTTTTCAGCGCATCAGATATGATCATACCTCCATTCTTCAAAGTGCCATCCATGGCCAACACTTCg gTCTGCCAAGTAATGAATACGATGATGACAATGGTGATCAAATGAATTTGAGGAAATGCAACGATTTGGAAAGTGGACCGGGTAGAAATCACCTCCATGCATCTTGCTTTTTAAGCTTCAATAGAG CAATAACCAGGTTGTACTTTGGCTTATGGACGTTCTTATGTGCTG GATGGCCAATGATAGGCAACattcaaaaggagaaaaagaagcACGACTCATCTTGGAAACTTGCTAAGCTGCTCATAAAGAAAGACAAATCATGGGAAAAAACTGATGTAAAACCAGATATAGGAATCATTTCGTTTGGAGAAAGAGAAGGAAGTGGATCGAAGAAAACAATTGTATtagaaaaggaagaagatgaagaggaaaaagaggATAATATTCCTCCACCATTAATTCTTACAAATACAACACCATTGCTTATAGCAACTAGCACAGGTATAGAAGAGATCGTTAATGGGATACTTGATGAGTATCCTCAAGCAGTAGAGCATGTTAGTGATCAAGGACTTAGTATTATGCATGTTGCCATTAGGCACCGCCAGAGGAATATCTTTGAACgtgtgaagaagatgaagattccGATGGCGAGGCTAGTTCGGAGAATTGATGACAATGGCTATACCTTATTGCACCATGTTGCCGATATGACCTATTATTCTAGTCGAAATTTGGCTAACCCTGCTCTTCAGTTGCAAGATGAATTGAAATGGTTTGAG CGCGTACGGAAATTAATTCCATCCCATTATGTCATGAACCATAGCAAAGGTGGTCAAACCGCCCCTGACTTTTTCGAAAAGTCTCATGCATATCTTCTCCAAGAGGCACAGAACTGGCTAAAGCGGACATCAGAATCCTGCTCAGTAATCGCAGTGCTAATAGCCACTGTCGCCTTCACGGTGGCGTATACTGTTCCGGGAGGTTCCGATCAGTCCACAGGCCTTCCGATATTGCGTCACCACCCTTTCTTTGCGGTTTTCACAGTCACGGACGTTCTGTCCCTCGTCAGCGCTCTCACATCGGTGGTGATGTTCATCTCTATCctcacctctcccttcaggctTCAAGATTTCCGCAAGTCTCTTCCCCGAAAGCTTACGCTGGCATTCACCTTCCTGTTCCTCGCAGTGGCAGTGACCATGATGGCTTTCTCCGCCACTGTAATTCTGATCGTCCGTATGAAGAAGCGGTGGACCACCACTCTTGTCTATGGCGTGGCTTTTGTTCCGGTGACGGTGTTCGCACTCTTGCAATTCCCTCTCTACGTTGCGTTTATGGGCACCGTGAAGCACACTCTAAGATTCATGAAGAATGCTCTACCTTGGAATTTTCTTAGGCAGTTCGTTTGCAAGAATCAATGA
- the LOC107434982 gene encoding uncharacterized protein LOC107434982 isoform X2: MNASSSSSSSQEKNEVFLAFRGKETHDGFTGYLCNASCQKHILTYKDDEQATVEDLEVERLEMGRAPELVPEPYLAALEGDWERMKRFYEKNREALFYPLTVTNDTPFNIAVYSRTKSPIEELIQMVPNPPIDKADDKKCTPLHEAGAIGNVEAAQVLVRCSPKQLEARNAVGETPMYRAAAFGMTEVVKYLASEVRSRNLDMPFQRIRYDHTSILQSAIHGQHFETALWLLKNDEILGDLLDKKGRSCLQLLANMPSAFKSGYPMSKLESFIYFCLPSNEYDDDNGDQMNLRKCNDLESGPGRNHLHASCFLSFNRAITRLYFGLWTFLCAGWPMIGNIQKEKKKHDSSWKLAKLLIKKDKSWEKTDVKPDIGIISFGEREGSGSKKTIVLEKEEDEEEKEDNIPPPLILTNTTPLLIATSTGIEEIVNGILDEYPQAVEHVSDQGLSIMHVAIRHRQRNIFERVKKMKIPMARLVRRIDDNGYTLLHHVADMTYYSSRNLANPALQLQDELKWFERVRKLIPSHYVMNHSKGGQTAPDFFEKSHAYLLQEAQNWLKRTSESCSVIAVLIATVAFTVAYTVPGGSDQSTGLPILRHHPFFAVFTVTDVLSLVSALTSVVMFISILTSPFRLQDFRKSLPRKLTLAFTFLFLAVAVTMMAFSATVILIVRMKKRWTTTLVYGVAFVPVTVFALLQFPLYVAFMGTVKHTLRFMKNALPWNFLRQFVCKNQ; the protein is encoded by the exons ATgaatgcttcttcttcttcttcttcttctcaagaAAAGAATGAGGTGTTTCTGGCTTTTAGAGGTAAGGAAACCCACGATGGTTTTACTGGATATCTTTGCAATGCTTCGTGTCAAAAGCATATTCTCACCTACAAGGATGATGAGCAAGCTACGGTAGAGGATCTAGAGGTGGAGAGATTAGAGATGGGAAGGGCTCCAGAACTAGTTCCAGAGCCATATCTAGCAGCCTTAGAAGGAGATTGGGAAAGAATGAAGAGATTCTATGAAAAAAACAGAGAAGCATTGTTTTATCCTCTCACTGTCACTAATGACACCCCATTTAATATAGCTGTTTATAGTAGAACTAAGAGCCCGATTGAAGAATTGATTCAGATGGTACCAAACCCGCCAATTGATAAAGCCGATGATAAGAAATGCACACCTCTTCATGAGGCTGGTGCTATTGGAAATGTGGAAGCGGCTCAAGTGTTGGTGCGTTGCTCTCCGAAGCAGCTTGAGGCTAGAAATGCTGTAGGAGAAACTCCAATGTATAGAGCTGCTGCATTTGGTATGACAGAAGTAGTCAAGTATTTGGCTTCCGAAGTCCGAAGCCGCAACTTGGATATGCCTTTTCAGCGCATCAGATATGATCATACCTCCATTCTTCAAAGTGCCATCCATGGCCAACACTTCg AGACAGCATTGTGGTTACTTAAAAATGATGAAATACTGGGAGATCTGTTGGATAAGAAAGGCAGATCATGTCTTCAATTATTGGCAAATATGCCATCGGCTTTCAAGAGTGGTTACCCCATGAGCAAACTTGAATCATTTATTTACTTCT gTCTGCCAAGTAATGAATACGATGATGACAATGGTGATCAAATGAATTTGAGGAAATGCAACGATTTGGAAAGTGGACCGGGTAGAAATCACCTCCATGCATCTTGCTTTTTAAGCTTCAATAGAG CAATAACCAGGTTGTACTTTGGCTTATGGACGTTCTTATGTGCTG GATGGCCAATGATAGGCAACattcaaaaggagaaaaagaagcACGACTCATCTTGGAAACTTGCTAAGCTGCTCATAAAGAAAGACAAATCATGGGAAAAAACTGATGTAAAACCAGATATAGGAATCATTTCGTTTGGAGAAAGAGAAGGAAGTGGATCGAAGAAAACAATTGTATtagaaaaggaagaagatgaagaggaaaaagaggATAATATTCCTCCACCATTAATTCTTACAAATACAACACCATTGCTTATAGCAACTAGCACAGGTATAGAAGAGATCGTTAATGGGATACTTGATGAGTATCCTCAAGCAGTAGAGCATGTTAGTGATCAAGGACTTAGTATTATGCATGTTGCCATTAGGCACCGCCAGAGGAATATCTTTGAACgtgtgaagaagatgaagattccGATGGCGAGGCTAGTTCGGAGAATTGATGACAATGGCTATACCTTATTGCACCATGTTGCCGATATGACCTATTATTCTAGTCGAAATTTGGCTAACCCTGCTCTTCAGTTGCAAGATGAATTGAAATGGTTTGAG CGCGTACGGAAATTAATTCCATCCCATTATGTCATGAACCATAGCAAAGGTGGTCAAACCGCCCCTGACTTTTTCGAAAAGTCTCATGCATATCTTCTCCAAGAGGCACAGAACTGGCTAAAGCGGACATCAGAATCCTGCTCAGTAATCGCAGTGCTAATAGCCACTGTCGCCTTCACGGTGGCGTATACTGTTCCGGGAGGTTCCGATCAGTCCACAGGCCTTCCGATATTGCGTCACCACCCTTTCTTTGCGGTTTTCACAGTCACGGACGTTCTGTCCCTCGTCAGCGCTCTCACATCGGTGGTGATGTTCATCTCTATCctcacctctcccttcaggctTCAAGATTTCCGCAAGTCTCTTCCCCGAAAGCTTACGCTGGCATTCACCTTCCTGTTCCTCGCAGTGGCAGTGACCATGATGGCTTTCTCCGCCACTGTAATTCTGATCGTCCGTATGAAGAAGCGGTGGACCACCACTCTTGTCTATGGCGTGGCTTTTGTTCCGGTGACGGTGTTCGCACTCTTGCAATTCCCTCTCTACGTTGCGTTTATGGGCACCGTGAAGCACACTCTAAGATTCATGAAGAATGCTCTACCTTGGAATTTTCTTAGGCAGTTCGTTTGCAAGAATCAATGA